In Acropora muricata isolate sample 2 chromosome 13, ASM3666990v1, whole genome shotgun sequence, the DNA window TTGACGATCCTAAGCAGTCGTGCAAAATGCCTTTTACCTGAGGGTGGTATTCCATGAAACGTTTGGAGAGTGAGTCAATATAAATGCGTCTGTAACAaatttcatgcatggttgattCGTTGTCTGTTAATAAAGCTGAACTTTCACTGACCGCAATATTTCATTATTCGATATTTTGCCTGCATCAGTAGCACATTTTACAATTactgcagaatcctcgcgcgctcattggctaattttcaGAAGTTTCTCTTTCCAGAACTCTTGCTATGCGAAGCTCtgattatcatgaaactctctgcttttttttcaccgcgtgaatttctctcgtaattgtAGATTTtttatcagtttagtatcagtccaaaagaaaattagcagatagaaagtgtaccgttgaataaaaatatagaaaaagtaaatttttctggtacaatgtttagaTAAGTGCCTCCCTCGACTAAGCGCCACATCTGTCGCGGGAAAAATTACAtgagcgccgcggcgcttattcgagtaaatatggTAGTGTTCTTTTCCTCATCTCAGCTGCTCTCGCTGCAACATTTCAGTGctgtttttgacccaaagtgagcattttgcaaaggctatagcccatgcattttgaccaattttgccgattttcaaaaagttgtcattttccGAATACAAGGTGTTTTCTGAGGcctttttttgcacataacaacttaaatgtgcttgtagagtcgctttttacatgttttttcgaattttaatttttgacccaaaatgagcattttgcaaagcctatagcccatgcattttgactaGTTTTTCcgattttgaaaaatgttcccatttttcgaatatttggtgttttttgaagccgtttttgcacagaacaacttaaatgtgcttgtagattcgttttttacatgttttttggaatgttaatttttgacccaaagtgagcattttgcaaaggctataggccatgcatttggttttttttgggtCTCTCTCTTTTTTATTGATGCAAAGCCGCCGCGAAAGGCAGTACACTGCTACTGTTGCACGACTTCGACGCATTCGAAGAATAATCATTTACCGTCAATGCAGAATGTGGAGAAGTTCGCAAAGTTTGCAATTGTAACTTGAAGTCGACTCCGGCTAGGGGGGTTAGGTACACACCTTGAGACGTTTACATGCAAAAATGCGAGCCCGGCTAACAGATTTACCACTGATACCTGGCGTACCGAGTAACCAGCGTAGGAGGGCTACCTCACCAATCATTTAACAAGATCAAATAAAAATGAGATAATATATGTCCTCGGGTCCTccacctccatgtaaacaggcccttagaaaGTCAAAATTTCgcgtttcgaaactcaaaaGTACGAgtttgcaaattcaaaatttcgaatttctaAGCTTTACATTTCGGGTTTCGAAACTTAAAATTTTACCCCGGTTTGCAAACTTAAAATTACGAGTTTTTAAACTCAAATTCTCGAGTAAGAAGACAAACCACGAAACGGCAATATTTCTGTttgtgtgaataataattagggCTATTGGCAGGTGAGAATAATGGTGAGATTTAAATAGCGTTCATTGGTTCTGAAAAATAATTGTCGGcagtaaatgaaatgtttctcaaGTTGAATTTGTTCTTGAGGCGGCATTTTGTCTtgaatacaatttaaaatgcatGACATGCCCcaggaaaaaaagaagttaCCGGCTTGAAGTCTCTTTTGTTTGTGCAATTTTGTTTGATTGCCACATtgacttttttaatttaatgtaaTTAGACTTTGATCAGTCCCTTTCGTAGTTTCGACTCAATTAGGTGTCCGATACGATTGCAGAGTTTTAAAATTATAGaacgaacaaaataaaatgatatAAATCGATCAATCGGTACAAATTAAGAGTAAAAAAAATCTAATAAATTAATCGGTACGAAGTTTGTATAAGTTTGCGACATTTCGAGattagttcagatcttttgtttaacaGGGTTAGCGTGTCTGTTTGAAGGTGCATTCGCTTCAACCGATGCAGTTTTTCTCCGGTTTGATACTGGCTTGTGAAAACCTTGGCGCTGCAAACTCGGACACAGGAAGAAAAGCAATTGGAGGAAACCCTCAAAAATTTCATTACCAAATTAGCTCGCTTAGCGAAACAGAGCAGATAAGACGGGCGAGTAGTTCTAGCAGAAAAAAAGGCGTTAAGTGATATGTCCTATTATATTACTGAGCGTTGTTGCTGCTCAATGTGTGTTTACCGGTACCTACCTTGTAATTATAATTTCTGcggttttctgttttacaaggtctttcttcgttttcgtagtacgaaaacaaAGACCGGATCTTAGGTCTaaggttttcgttttcgttggtcttcgttttcgtaacacccACCGCGCTGCATGATGTCAAGACTAAATACTTTTGTAACTTCTGCAAATTAGTCAGTGATATTCCAATCTTCAGCTGGAAAGATGAGTAGCTCTACACTTTTAGAAATGTTTAGTCACATAGTTTTTAGCTTTACCCGTGGTGTGGCAGAGCATTACAACCCAGACGAACCTGAATTCACCCCTGAGTTATTTGGTTACAATGCTTTAGAAAGCACTGGTCGTGAATGGAATTTCTATCCTgttgatgaaatgatttatCAAGAATACAGCGACAGACAAGACACACCGTTAGACTACCTAGCTGCGAGTGGGTTTAGAGTACGAATAAACGACGCGTGTCTGCCAAATGAAAACGAAGGAATGCAAGAAAATAAGCCACTTGTTGAAGCAGATACAGCAATGGCTTGGAAACGACTACGACCATCTGCACTTGCCACAGTTTGTAAGTCACTATACATTGGAGCTTCCATTTCAATCCTTGCTGCTACCACTATAGGCGTACTGTACAGTTTGATTACTTATGTTAGCTATCAAACTTTGTTCAACTGTGAATATCGTCCAGGAGAATCCATTCCTGTGAAAATACAATGGATCAGAACAATTTCTACGATGATAGCTACTATTTTCCTTTACATGTGTTTCCTGATGAATATGCTGTTCCTCTTTCGCCCATACCAGTTAAGtggggtgaaaagaaaatgtgcttTGGTTGCATTTTTACTGTTTAGTTTAGATGCTCTTTATCGTCtggcctttcaaatcttccagaTATCTCACTCCAAGCTCTCCAAAATACAGACAATTCCACTAAACGCTTTTTTCTTAATCAGTGCATTctggcaactttatttcattgtaaatCACTTTCGAGCGCTCGCAAATGGACGGCGGGTGCATTTATTTTTGATAATGATATTGCCGAGCTTTTTCTCCTTTGTCCTTGGTATTCTCATAACGACTTTTATTTACCCTTGGTATAACAACGTAAGCGACAAAGGGAAGTATATGATTGCGCTTTTTTCTCCTCTTACTGGAGTTGTCTTTAAGGCGATCTCCCGGATTTGTGTTCAGAGGCTATGGAATATTACACATCCGGGATATTCTTATGTGTTACTTGTACCTTCGTACTTTGGTTTAGCCATAAATTTTCGAGTTTTGCAAGCcgatcttgacagtctcaaaTCGATAGCTACCATTGGAATAATTCACGGCAGCGCAGAAGTCATTGAAAGAAGTGCAATAGTCTTTATTGATCATATTTGCAACGTGATTTGGAAACGATCATCAGCTCCATGGGGACATTTTCGTACTCCACGCCGTGAGAGACTTATGGCTGATATCGTCATTATCAGCATGTTGTATGAAGCAGCTGCCATTGTGTGTGTTAATAGTGTTTGGTTCTTATATCAATGGGTTTACATAGAAGGCGGTTTTCCTTTGCATC includes these proteins:
- the LOC136896361 gene encoding uncharacterized protein, yielding MSSSTLLEMFSHIVFSFTRGVAEHYNPDEPEFTPELFGYNALESTGREWNFYPVDEMIYQEYSDRQDTPLDYLAASGFRVRINDACLPNENEGMQENKPLVEADTAMAWKRLRPSALATVCKSLYIGASISILAATTIGVLYSLITYVSYQTLFNCEYRPGESIPVKIQWIRTISTMIATIFLYMCFLMNMLFLFRPYQLSGVKRKCALVAFLLFSLDALYRLAFQIFQISHSKLSKIQTIPLNAFFLISAFWQLYFIVNHFRALANGRRVHLFLIMILPSFFSFVLGILITTFIYPWYNNVSDKGKYMIALFSPLTGVVFKAISRICVQRLWNITHPGYSYVLLVPSYFGLAINFRVLQADLDSLKSIATIGIIHGSAEVIERSAIVFIDHICNVIWKRSSAPWGHFRTPRRERLMADIVIISMLYEAAAIVCVNSVWFLYQWVYIEGGFPLHLFVDFALRTSIALVIEWFFSSVSLTIVTRYQNMAAMAVWRKRWKRHILVALANSVPLALWLSKYLMQIISRRFDDPKQSCKMPFT